The Desulfuribacillus alkaliarsenatis nucleotide sequence GTCTGCCAGCACCTTTTCTAAATATAAGATATTCCCCGCACGCATCACATGGTGGTACAATTTTTGTTCACCAGTTTCCTGAAATCCGTGGCTTTTCCAAAATTGAATAGCTCGCTTATTAATTTCATCTACTCCTATTATAAGGGTGTACAACCCTAATTCAACTGCTTTATCTTCTATAAATCTGACAACCTCTACTCCTATACCGCTGCTTCTGTACTCAGGATGCACCAATAGGAGCGAGACATTAAGTTGACCTTCCTTAGGATAGTTTCCAATTATAAAAAACACACCAACCAATATTTCTTTGTGATATATACCATATACACGTCCATGCGGTTTAGCCAATGTAAGCTCAAACT carries:
- a CDS encoding GNAT family N-acetyltransferase — protein: MKVVSFKKLTVNDIAKVRELFFACNDYFQLIDGVTVCGCRAGVEFELTLAKPHGRVYGIYHKEILVGVFFIIGNYPKEGQLNVSLLLVHPEYRSSGIGVEVVRFIEDKAVELGLYTLIIGVDEINKRAIQFWKSHGFQETGEQKLYHHVMRAGNILYLEKVLAD